From the Candidatus Margulisiibacteriota bacterium genome, one window contains:
- a CDS encoding serine/threonine protein kinase, translated as MEQLLKSRYTIGEKISENNFSVTYRGTYVGTDKPLIVKIYKRGTLNSSLIKGMKFSVKDFSLISHSSVAKMIDGDYGWQGFYYIREYINGKSLRQVLADGKMETEQALMIAQQVLAALEATEAKGVLHGALTPENIIINDKGEAKITDFVIKGEVKEALPQKIQELLVGLPYASPESLEGAPLTPASDLYSFGMIFFEMLAGRPLIKNGGIAAHLQKMKRASLVNRPELAFLPGYLADILFKLLQRDPILRFQSAAVVRESLASQSLPLPPKIGDEYLKLFEGVVTQYGGEDPSQSQPAKPSGETKEQGEPALMIPDKKESRSWLFAIIIFMSVAIGVVYAFYLGK; from the coding sequence ATGGAACAGCTCCTCAAGAGCCGCTACACTATCGGGGAGAAGATCTCCGAGAATAATTTTAGCGTCACCTATCGAGGGACCTATGTCGGGACCGACAAACCGCTGATCGTTAAGATCTACAAACGCGGCACCTTGAACTCCTCGCTGATCAAGGGGATGAAGTTTAGCGTAAAAGATTTTTCCCTTATCTCCCATTCTTCGGTCGCTAAAATGATCGATGGCGATTACGGCTGGCAGGGGTTCTACTACATTCGCGAATATATTAACGGCAAAAGCCTGCGGCAGGTCTTAGCCGACGGTAAAATGGAAACGGAGCAGGCGCTGATGATCGCCCAGCAGGTCCTGGCCGCTCTGGAAGCGACTGAAGCCAAGGGGGTTTTGCATGGCGCGTTAACCCCGGAAAATATTATCATTAACGACAAGGGAGAAGCTAAGATCACCGATTTTGTGATCAAGGGAGAGGTCAAAGAGGCCTTGCCGCAGAAGATCCAGGAGTTGTTGGTCGGCCTCCCCTACGCTTCACCGGAAAGCCTTGAGGGAGCCCCCCTGACGCCGGCCTCCGACCTTTATTCTTTCGGGATGATCTTTTTTGAAATGCTGGCAGGGCGACCGCTGATAAAGAACGGCGGAATCGCGGCCCATTTGCAGAAAATGAAAAGAGCGTCGCTGGTTAACAGGCCGGAACTGGCCTTTTTACCCGGCTATCTTGCCGATATTTTATTCAAACTGCTGCAACGCGACCCGATCCTCCGGTTTCAATCAGCGGCGGTAGTTCGTGAGAGCCTGGCTTCCCAGTCCCTTCCTCTTCCGCCAAAGATCGGCGATGAATATCTAAAATTGTTTGAGGGGGTTGTGACCCAATATGGAGGAGAGGATCCGTCCCAGTCGCAACCGGCAAAACCTTCCGGCGAGACCAAGGAACAAGGAGAGCCGGCTTTGATGATCCCGGATAAAAAAGAAAGCCGGAGCTGGCTTTTTGCCATAATAATATTTATGAGCGTTGCGATCGGCGTGGTTTACGCCTTTTATTTGGGGAAATAA
- a CDS encoding PASTA domain-containing protein codes for MITGYLTAYLVFIIVVSVVISVLFLRLKLPAPRILIPLIIFLILSPVLGGYLYLTYFDSMPEIVVPDVTGLTKQQAIVRLEEAQLKVNIAGEVKQPNVPEGAVASQRPEAGRRVKENRAISLMISSGKQKVPVPDLVGKEFNQATKMLEAVGMGAGDLSHEIHLELPEGVVLAQEPLPGEMSAIGEKVDLLISVVSEEIK; via the coding sequence ATGATCACAGGGTATTTAACCGCCTATTTGGTCTTTATCATAGTTGTTAGTGTGGTGATCAGCGTTCTTTTTCTTAGGTTAAAACTGCCAGCGCCCAGGATTCTGATCCCATTGATCATATTTTTGATCTTATCTCCGGTTCTTGGCGGTTATTTGTATTTGACCTATTTTGATTCCATGCCGGAGATAGTCGTTCCCGACGTCACCGGTCTGACCAAGCAACAGGCGATCGTCAGGCTTGAAGAGGCCCAGCTCAAAGTTAATATTGCCGGAGAAGTAAAGCAGCCAAATGTTCCCGAAGGAGCGGTCGCTTCCCAGCGGCCGGAGGCGGGGCGTCGGGTTAAAGAGAACCGTGCCATTAGCCTGATGATCAGTTCCGGCAAGCAAAAAGTTCCGGTCCCTGATCTGGTCGGGAAAGAATTTAATCAAGCGACCAAAATGCTCGAGGCGGTTGGAATGGGTGCCGGGGATTTGAGCCATGAGATCCATCTTGAACTGCCGGAAGGGGTTGTCCTGGCCCAGGAACCGCTTCCCGGCGAGATGTCAGCCATTGGAGAGAAGGTTGACCTGCTAATTTCAGTAGTATCGGAGGAAATAAAATGA
- a CDS encoding ribulose-phosphate 3-epimerase, with protein sequence MTVKIAPSILSADFRTLEAEIKKVEAAGADLIHIDVMDGHFVPNITIGPLVVKACRKITKLPLDVHLMIENPDRFIPDFAKAGADIITIHVEAAKSLDSDIELIRQNNAKPGVVVNPASPVESIFHVLDKVVMVLLMSVNPGFEGQKFMPEVLPKIKALKSEIVDRQLSVDIEVDGGINPETAKEVVKAGANVLVAGSAIFYAADPKQAICGLKTI encoded by the coding sequence ATGACGGTTAAAATCGCCCCTTCTATTTTGTCAGCCGATTTCCGGACGCTGGAGGCGGAGATCAAGAAAGTTGAAGCAGCCGGCGCCGACCTGATCCACATTGACGTAATGGATGGGCACTTTGTCCCAAATATCACGATCGGCCCGCTGGTGGTCAAAGCTTGCCGGAAGATCACGAAACTGCCGCTTGATGTCCATCTGATGATCGAGAATCCGGACCGTTTTATTCCTGACTTTGCTAAAGCGGGCGCGGATATTATTACGATCCATGTTGAAGCGGCAAAGAGCCTGGATAGCGATATCGAGCTGATCAGGCAGAACAATGCCAAACCAGGGGTGGTGGTTAATCCGGCATCCCCGGTGGAGTCGATCTTTCACGTGCTCGACAAAGTGGTCATGGTTCTTTTAATGTCGGTCAATCCCGGTTTTGAAGGGCAAAAATTTATGCCAGAAGTCTTGCCTAAGATCAAAGCGCTTAAGTCGGAAATTGTTGATCGTCAGTTGTCGGTTGATATTGAAGTCGATGGCGGTATTAATCCAGAGACCGCCAAAGAGGTGGTTAAAGCCGGGGCCAATGTTTTAGTCGCCGGTTCGGCGATCTTTTACGCCGCCGATCCTAAGCAGGCAATATGTGGACTGAAGACGATATAA
- the ribD gene encoding bifunctional diaminohydroxyphosphoribosylaminopyrimidine deaminase/5-amino-6-(5-phosphoribosylamino)uracil reductase RibD — translation MWTEDDIRFMREVIDLAKSAEGRTTPDPMVGAVLVKEGRIVSMGYHGEVATPHAEAWAIDKAGLDAKGATLYVNLEPCSHFGNNPPCADRIINAGIKKVYIATKDPNPLVNGRGIRKMIKHGIKVQVGLLEDEAIKLNEVFIKYITTGLPFVVMKTAITLDGKIATRTGASRWVAGPASLRYAHHLRNLYDAILVGVGTVLIDNPKLNVRRVKKVKDPIRIVLDTMARTPLKADILFKGQRTIIAVGPKAPAARVNALQKKGAEIISLPVSGGHISVKALVKKLGEMKMTSLLIEGGGEVYASFLEAGLVDKAFFFIVPKIFGGRDAKTSVEGKGVSLPAQAKWLKNVHVERVEEDILVSGYF, via the coding sequence ATGTGGACTGAAGACGATATAAGGTTCATGCGCGAAGTGATTGACCTGGCCAAGTCGGCCGAAGGGCGAACCACCCCCGACCCAATGGTCGGTGCCGTTTTGGTCAAGGAAGGCCGGATCGTCTCCATGGGATATCACGGCGAAGTTGCCACCCCGCACGCAGAAGCCTGGGCGATCGACAAAGCCGGCCTTGACGCTAAAGGAGCGACCCTCTACGTCAATCTTGAGCCCTGCTCCCATTTTGGCAACAATCCTCCCTGTGCCGACCGGATAATCAACGCAGGAATTAAAAAAGTATATATAGCGACGAAAGATCCCAATCCACTGGTCAATGGCCGCGGGATCAGGAAAATGATCAAGCACGGGATCAAAGTACAGGTTGGCCTGCTCGAAGACGAAGCAATAAAATTGAACGAGGTGTTTATTAAATATATTACCACCGGGCTTCCCTTTGTGGTGATGAAGACCGCTATAACCCTGGACGGAAAGATCGCTACCCGGACCGGCGCGAGCCGCTGGGTCGCAGGCCCTGCCTCTCTTCGCTACGCTCACCATCTCCGCAATCTTTACGACGCGATCCTGGTTGGGGTTGGAACGGTTTTGATCGACAACCCCAAACTTAATGTCCGACGGGTAAAAAAAGTTAAGGACCCGATCCGCATCGTGCTTGATACGATGGCCAGGACACCGCTTAAGGCCGATATCCTTTTCAAAGGCCAGCGGACGATCATTGCGGTTGGGCCAAAAGCCCCAGCTGCCAGGGTTAACGCTCTTCAGAAAAAAGGGGCGGAGATCATCAGCCTGCCGGTCAGCGGCGGGCATATTAGTGTTAAGGCGCTAGTGAAGAAACTTGGCGAAATGAAGATGACCAGTCTCCTGATCGAAGGAGGAGGGGAGGTTTATGCCTCGTTCCTGGAAGCCGGACTGGTTGATAAGGCCTTCTTTTTTATCGTTCCCAAGATCTTTGGCGGCCGCGACGCTAAAACGTCGGTCGAAGGGAAAGGGGTTTCCCTCCCCGCGCAAGCCAAATGGCTGAAGAATGTTCATGTGGAGAGGGTGGAAGAGGATATATTGGTTAGTGGGTATTTTTAG
- a CDS encoding AbrB/MazE/SpoVT family DNA-binding domain-containing protein: MYNRFKVYQGGGKAMTIETTVSKRGQTAVPAEICKKYNIKAGQKIAWLDLGSMVTILPLPENPIKAFRGSSKGMLKTLMEERKKERERERGK; the protein is encoded by the coding sequence ATGTATAATCGTTTTAAGGTTTACCAGGGGGGAGGAAAAGCAATGACGATAGAGACAACGGTCTCCAAAAGAGGGCAGACGGCTGTTCCGGCGGAAATATGTAAAAAGTATAATATTAAGGCGGGGCAGAAAATCGCCTGGTTGGATTTAGGCAGTATGGTCACAATTTTGCCCTTGCCGGAAAACCCGATCAAGGCTTTTCGCGGAAGTTCAAAAGGGATGTTAAAGACCTTAATGGAAGAAAGAAAGAAGGAACGGGAAAGGGAACGTGGAAAATAA